A window from Physeter macrocephalus isolate SW-GA unplaced genomic scaffold, ASM283717v5 random_932, whole genome shotgun sequence encodes these proteins:
- the SFXN4 gene encoding sideroflexin-4 isoform X3 — MEPNVRFWITECQSFIQRFLQWTELLDPTNLVVSIVQEAWKRSLSTVHPDNSKLIPGPFRPAALLPFTAPMVFLSMLPVKSLKSMILPQVSFYTYSTVFNIVNGNASYDRRPHESILLGAGVIASSTFFGLFPRLLQVRFSLNSILSRNVIPVIILAQLSGMNVVASRSLEPLRGIEVMDKEGSVIGYSRKAGTKVGGRTTWSCKLLAFWAKN, encoded by the exons ATGGAGCCCAACGTGCGCTTCTGGATCACCGAATGCCAA TCTTTTATTCAGAGATTTCTTCAGTGGACAGAATTATTGGATCCTACAAATTTGGTTGTTTcaatt gtACAAGAAGCTTGGAAGAGAAGTCTC TCAACAGTGCATCCTGACAATAGCAAGCTGATCCCTGGTCCTTTTCGACCTGCAG CTCTCCTGCCTTTCACGGCGCCCATG GTATTTCTGTCAATGCTGCCAGTAAAAAGTCTAAAGTCCATGATTTTACCTCAG GTTTCCTTCTACACCTACAGTACAGTCTTCAACATTGTCAATGGAAATGCAAGTTAT GATCGTCGCCCCCATGAGAGTATATTACTAGGAGCAGGAGTGATTGCTTCTTCCACCTTTTTTGga tTATTCCCTCGTTTGCTCCAAGTAAGATTTTCCCTGAATAGCATTTTGAGCAGAAACGTCATTCCTGTCATCATTCTCG CCCAACTCAGTGGAATGAATGTGGTTGCATCGAGAAGTTTGGAGCCCCTGCGAGGGATTGAGGTCATGGACAAGGAAGGCAGTGTCATAGGCTATTCCAGAAAAGCTGGGACAAAGGTAGGGGGACGCACGACATGGAGCTGTAAGCTGCTTGCCTTTTGGGCAAAGAATTGA
- the SFXN4 gene encoding sideroflexin-4 isoform X4, which translates to MEPNVRFWITECQVQEAWKRSLSTVHPDNSKLIPGPFRPAALLPFTAPMVFLSMLPVKSLKSMILPQVSFYTYSTVFNIVNGNASYDRRPHESILLGAGVIASSTFFGLFPRLLQVRFSLNSILSRNVIPVIILAQLSGMNVVASRSLEPLRGIEVMDKEGSVIGYSRKAGTKVGGRTTWSCKLLAFWAKN; encoded by the exons ATGGAGCCCAACGTGCGCTTCTGGATCACCGAATGCCAA gtACAAGAAGCTTGGAAGAGAAGTCTC TCAACAGTGCATCCTGACAATAGCAAGCTGATCCCTGGTCCTTTTCGACCTGCAG CTCTCCTGCCTTTCACGGCGCCCATG GTATTTCTGTCAATGCTGCCAGTAAAAAGTCTAAAGTCCATGATTTTACCTCAG GTTTCCTTCTACACCTACAGTACAGTCTTCAACATTGTCAATGGAAATGCAAGTTAT GATCGTCGCCCCCATGAGAGTATATTACTAGGAGCAGGAGTGATTGCTTCTTCCACCTTTTTTGga tTATTCCCTCGTTTGCTCCAAGTAAGATTTTCCCTGAATAGCATTTTGAGCAGAAACGTCATTCCTGTCATCATTCTCG CCCAACTCAGTGGAATGAATGTGGTTGCATCGAGAAGTTTGGAGCCCCTGCGAGGGATTGAGGTCATGGACAAGGAAGGCAGTGTCATAGGCTATTCCAGAAAAGCTGGGACAAAGGTAGGGGGACGCACGACATGGAGCTGTAAGCTGCTTGCCTTTTGGGCAAAGAATTGA
- the SFXN4 gene encoding sideroflexin-4 isoform X2 gives MEPNVRFWITECQSFIQRFLQWTELLDPTNLVVSIEKIEKSRQLLLTHEDASRSDLEDKRVQEAWKRSLSTVHPDNSKLIPGPFRPAALLPFTAPMVFLSMLPVKSLKSMILPQVSFYTYSTVFNIVNGNASYDRRPHESILLGAGVIASSTFFGLFPRLLQVRFSLNSILSRNVIPVIILAQLSGMNVVASRSLEPLRGIEVMDKEGSVIGYSRKAGTKVGGRTTWSCKLLAFWAKN, from the exons ATGGAGCCCAACGTGCGCTTCTGGATCACCGAATGCCAA TCTTTTATTCAGAGATTTCTTCAGTGGACAGAATTATTGGATCCTACAAATTTGGTTGTTTcaatt gaaaaaatagaaaaatcaaggcAGCTATTGTTGACACATGAAGATGCATCCAGAAGTGACTTGGAGGACAAAAGG gtACAAGAAGCTTGGAAGAGAAGTCTC TCAACAGTGCATCCTGACAATAGCAAGCTGATCCCTGGTCCTTTTCGACCTGCAG CTCTCCTGCCTTTCACGGCGCCCATG GTATTTCTGTCAATGCTGCCAGTAAAAAGTCTAAAGTCCATGATTTTACCTCAG GTTTCCTTCTACACCTACAGTACAGTCTTCAACATTGTCAATGGAAATGCAAGTTAT GATCGTCGCCCCCATGAGAGTATATTACTAGGAGCAGGAGTGATTGCTTCTTCCACCTTTTTTGga tTATTCCCTCGTTTGCTCCAAGTAAGATTTTCCCTGAATAGCATTTTGAGCAGAAACGTCATTCCTGTCATCATTCTCG CCCAACTCAGTGGAATGAATGTGGTTGCATCGAGAAGTTTGGAGCCCCTGCGAGGGATTGAGGTCATGGACAAGGAAGGCAGTGTCATAGGCTATTCCAGAAAAGCTGGGACAAAGGTAGGGGGACGCACGACATGGAGCTGTAAGCTGCTTGCCTTTTGGGCAAAGAATTGA
- the SFXN4 gene encoding sideroflexin-4 isoform X1 gives MLQEESPIRFSKIMLTAIITVYLGFSAAINLSGALAPLKSFIQRFLQWTELLDPTNLVVSIEKIEKSRQLLLTHEDASRSDLEDKRVQEAWKRSLSTVHPDNSKLIPGPFRPAALLPFTAPMVFLSMLPVKSLKSMILPQVSFYTYSTVFNIVNGNASYDRRPHESILLGAGVIASSTFFGLFPRLLQVRFSLNSILSRNVIPVIILAQLSGMNVVASRSLEPLRGIEVMDKEGSVIGYSRKAGTKVGGRTTWSCKLLAFWAKN, from the exons ATGCTGCAAGAGGAAAGCCCTATTAGGTTCTCAAAAATAATGTTAACTGCTATTATTACCGTGTATCTTGGTTTTTCTGCTGCCATTAACCTCTCTGGTGCTCTTGCCCCTCTCAAGTCTTTTATTCAGAGATTTCTTCAGTGGACAGAATTATTGGATCCTACAAATTTGGTTGTTTcaatt gaaaaaatagaaaaatcaaggcAGCTATTGTTGACACATGAAGATGCATCCAGAAGTGACTTGGAGGACAAAAGG gtACAAGAAGCTTGGAAGAGAAGTCTC TCAACAGTGCATCCTGACAATAGCAAGCTGATCCCTGGTCCTTTTCGACCTGCAG CTCTCCTGCCTTTCACGGCGCCCATG GTATTTCTGTCAATGCTGCCAGTAAAAAGTCTAAAGTCCATGATTTTACCTCAG GTTTCCTTCTACACCTACAGTACAGTCTTCAACATTGTCAATGGAAATGCAAGTTAT GATCGTCGCCCCCATGAGAGTATATTACTAGGAGCAGGAGTGATTGCTTCTTCCACCTTTTTTGga tTATTCCCTCGTTTGCTCCAAGTAAGATTTTCCCTGAATAGCATTTTGAGCAGAAACGTCATTCCTGTCATCATTCTCG CCCAACTCAGTGGAATGAATGTGGTTGCATCGAGAAGTTTGGAGCCCCTGCGAGGGATTGAGGTCATGGACAAGGAAGGCAGTGTCATAGGCTATTCCAGAAAAGCTGGGACAAAGGTAGGGGGACGCACGACATGGAGCTGTAAGCTGCTTGCCTTTTGGGCAAAGAATTGA
- the PRDX3 gene encoding thioredoxin-dependent peroxide reductase, mitochondrial, whose protein sequence is MAAVAGRLLRTSLVRHVSAVPWGISASAALRPAASRRTCLTNALWSGSAQAKFAFSTSSSCPGPAVTQHAPYFKGTAVVNGEFKEISLDDFKGKYLVLFFYPLDFTFVCPTEIIAFSDKANEFHDVNCEVVAVSVDSHFTHLAWINTPRKNGGLGHMHIALLSDLTKQISRDYGVLLEGPGLALRGLFIIDPNGVIKHLSVNDLPVGRSVEETLRLVKAFQFVETHGEVCPANWTPDSPTIKPHPTASKEYFEKVNQ, encoded by the exons CTTGTCCGACACGTGAGTGCCGTTCCTTGGGGCATTTCTGCCTCTGCAGCCCTTAGGCCTGCTGCTTCTCGAAGAACGTGCTTGACAAATGCACTGTGGTCTGGTTCTGCTCAAGCAAAATTCGCCTTTAGCACCA GTTCCTCATGCCCTGGCCCTGCCGTCACCCAGCATGCACCCTATTTTAAGGGTACAGCTGTTGTCAATGGAGAGTTCAAAGAAATAAGCCTTGATGACTTTAAGGGGAAATATTTAGTGCTCTTCTTCTATCCTTTGGATTT CACCTTTGTGTGTCCTACAGAAATTATTGCTTTCAGTGACAAAGCCAACGAATTTCACGATGTGAACTGTGAAGTCGTTGCAGTGTCAGTGGATTCCCACTTCACCCACCTGGCCTGGATAAACACACCAAGGAAG AATGGCGGTTTGGGCCACATGCACATCGCACTCTTGTCAGATTTGACTAAACAGATTTCCCGAGACTACGGTGTGCTGTTAGAAGGTCCCGGCCTTGCACTACG AGGTCTCTTCATAATTGACCCCAACGGAGTCATCAAGCATTTGAGCGTCAATGATCTCCCAGTGGGCCGAAGCGTGGAAGAGACCCTCCGCTTGGTGAAGGCATTCCAGTTTGTAGAAACCCATGGAGAAGTCTGCCCAGCCAACTGGACACCAGATTCTCCTACA aTCAAGCCTCATCCGACTGCTTCCAAAGAATACTTTGAGAAGGTAAACCAGTAG